The following are from one region of the Actinopolyspora halophila DSM 43834 genome:
- a CDS encoding sirohydrochlorin chelatase, translating to MNAPLVAVAHGSRDPRSAATIRGLLDVVRSVRPELDVRTAFLDLSAPALGDVLDAVHSDGHSSAVVVPLLLGHAYHASVDIPTAVAEAQERNPLLRVRTAGVLGPDPRLRGAAWRRLLQAGADPDDEELGVVLAGAGSAHPPANELVADVAGTWRRGTSWAGVVAAFAAAAEPDVPTAVERLRAAGARRFAVGSWFLAPGRLPDRVLERARESTSAPLLAETMGADHGIADLVLRRYESALGALLERPRLSRAG from the coding sequence ATGAACGCTCCGCTGGTCGCGGTGGCGCACGGCAGTCGTGACCCGCGTTCGGCAGCCACCATTCGGGGGCTGCTGGACGTGGTCCGCTCCGTGCGCCCCGAGCTGGATGTGCGCACGGCTTTCCTCGACCTGTCCGCCCCCGCTCTCGGCGACGTGCTCGATGCCGTGCACTCCGACGGTCACAGCAGTGCGGTCGTGGTCCCGTTGCTGCTCGGCCACGCCTATCACGCGAGTGTGGACATCCCCACCGCCGTGGCCGAAGCGCAGGAGCGGAACCCGCTGCTTCGGGTCCGAACGGCCGGCGTGCTCGGACCCGATCCGCGGCTGCGCGGGGCGGCTTGGCGCCGGTTGTTGCAGGCAGGCGCCGACCCGGACGACGAGGAGCTCGGTGTCGTCCTCGCAGGCGCCGGTTCCGCCCATCCTCCGGCGAACGAACTCGTCGCCGATGTGGCCGGGACGTGGCGGCGCGGCACTTCGTGGGCCGGAGTGGTGGCGGCCTTCGCCGCGGCCGCCGAACCCGACGTCCCCACGGCCGTGGAGCGACTGCGCGCCGCGGGCGCACGACGTTTCGCCGTCGGCTCGTGGTTCCTCGCCCCGGGGCGGCTTCCCGACCGCGTGCTCGAACGCGCACGGGAGAGCACCTCCGCTCCGCTGCTGGCCGAGACCATGGGCGCCGACCACGGGATCGCCGATCTCGTGCTGCGCAGGTACGAGTCCGCGCTGGGGGCGCTCCTGGAACGGCCGCGGTTGTCCCGCGCCGGCTGA
- a CDS encoding type VII secretion system-associated protein translates to MSSQQPSRPAITPAMREQAAQQPNSWLYVVDPIFTDPNAEVPPWGFIGGFRVDERGQLTEEFSPNPNYRPSPVALRLPAPANDVERALQLTSTGYAPGQTLLGALLEAELILFAQPQGDGLFTLEHHSGRKQLQVFTSEAQLPQNWTSWQRMTGRSLAGMRPVGVDLQVNPASSTKVRVPCEDLIRAAGLPVEINDAPAAPVGGTPAEVTSVTARAGLENVERSAGHSGNGASTEAAPVRISEESTPEAEPTPAESAEHEPVGTEPFGDRFLGSLLAAAAGDALGAPVEFYPVEQIRSRYGADGITDYDRGGEHAGEFTDDVQLTLFALEGMIRGHVAVRSGAATTPLSSVQLGLQRWLHTQGYSWQRAAGPFAETHPEPDGWLVELPELFSVRSPASSNISALREFVSAGTPGRIGAPLQRSEAHGGVLRAIPAALWSTDPREVFELAAGCAALTHGSPGGYLPAGVFAALLRRLLDGEQLSEALSEARSILAEHVPDSTTEQALASAVSLSEHGKPSPERLKDVLGAGWSAPEALSIAVCAVLSTDSLAGAVLLAVNHSGDSDSTGAICGALAGAVYGSSALPGVWLRDLHARETVTNLGKDALLEFGGTPPQDEQWTRRYPGENDVTTLEFGPAFPAPEVFAADPVAPQDSETAEEPETTEEPAESWAESEPPEGAAEQATPVEDAESVEDAESVEDAESVQDAESVQDEPGQSRNGRSTSGGLVGSLLGGAVGDALGYIVEFDSLPTIRQRFGPQGVIGFLDSAAGSAVVSDDTQMTLFTMDGIIRAGIGRRSGEPTDPAELVQHAYQRWLHTQGFDWKDARAPGDAPAPDGWLIRVRELFTRRAPGTTCIQALHGFANGRRAGSVNSPLNDSKGCGGVMRAAPAALWSTDPSEVFRMGVRTAVLTHGHPSGYLPAGALAVLVRVLLDGHTVREALDRALRELSTWDEHQETTACLKRAAELAAAGETGPEVIARQLGGGWVGEEALGIAVYAAMTHPGSFADAVLLAVNHSGDSDSTASVCGNIMGAALSADSIPSEWVWALELRETIERIAADAEREFGPAPPDEPEWYERYPLPSAAEESDGSTDVREAPAQARPRSWLTVQPPATETAEFTEVTAADTTGREAAAAGLEQTAAAGRETTTAEQVQDGLAHPENAVTEEAATPEPDAEATSEPHVPETTESSSEAEAGSAFPAPESVDEASTVSASPAPDPSETDGVATESPGTEQAKPTIHWKSTAEQHASEQHPAEREFAEPASTAGDSSTESPGSRQEEQHTAPAESLTDAPSSDDPLTDGFPAAESPSADAETDGEGSVADVPETAEAGGTEPDGALSTAESRLLTAWRRVQDGDEDVPAELHEGLRALAVEAFGPEEARRLLGQRGADSENPPGLPGEAPLSLDTGRRIAGCVLGTACGDAFGSPLMFTRADQVEPADPESGLPEVFGGPGRGSAVTQQLVFVLHGVLRAELRRKLYDSETSKVDNIRASLRQWIRTQGVPLAPPRSGTWPAALPELNEQRFPDHASLAALADSAEHGTVPSPLNPPNSADGFLATARAAPLGLFVLDPGKAFALGAETAVLTHGSPDGYLPAGALAGLVNVLSDETPLAGAVETVLTELDKYEGGANTAQALRSALRLAAHGDPTPETLHRLGTGWQAPSALGIAVLAALSRPDSWQRAVALAGSHSGNSSATAAICGGLLGAARGDDSLPAKWTDSLELREVVDTLLADRDRLSELTAGERPPEWTLRYQDAETARNGSGG, encoded by the coding sequence ATGAGCAGTCAGCAGCCGAGCCGACCGGCTATTACGCCCGCGATGCGGGAACAGGCAGCGCAACAGCCGAACAGCTGGCTGTACGTGGTGGATCCGATCTTCACCGACCCCAACGCGGAGGTACCACCTTGGGGTTTCATAGGGGGATTCCGCGTGGACGAACGTGGTCAGCTCACGGAGGAGTTCTCACCGAACCCGAACTACCGCCCCTCCCCCGTGGCACTGCGGCTACCCGCTCCGGCCAACGACGTGGAACGGGCCCTGCAACTCACGAGCACCGGTTACGCGCCGGGGCAGACGCTGCTGGGAGCGCTGCTGGAGGCCGAGCTCATCCTGTTCGCACAGCCGCAGGGCGACGGCCTGTTCACCCTCGAACACCACTCAGGGCGCAAGCAGCTCCAAGTCTTCACCTCGGAAGCGCAGTTGCCGCAGAACTGGACCAGCTGGCAACGCATGACCGGGCGTTCCCTCGCTGGAATGCGCCCGGTCGGTGTCGACCTCCAGGTGAACCCCGCCAGTTCTACCAAGGTCCGTGTCCCCTGTGAGGACCTGATCCGGGCCGCCGGTCTTCCCGTGGAGATCAACGACGCCCCCGCTGCCCCGGTCGGCGGCACTCCCGCCGAGGTCACCTCCGTCACGGCGCGGGCCGGCCTCGAGAACGTCGAGCGGTCCGCCGGGCACTCCGGGAACGGAGCGTCCACCGAAGCCGCGCCGGTGCGGATCTCCGAGGAGAGCACGCCGGAGGCAGAGCCGACGCCCGCGGAGTCCGCCGAGCACGAACCGGTCGGCACGGAGCCGTTCGGGGACCGTTTTCTCGGGAGCCTGCTGGCCGCGGCGGCCGGAGACGCGCTGGGAGCGCCCGTCGAGTTCTACCCGGTCGAGCAGATCAGGAGCCGCTACGGCGCGGACGGCATAACCGACTACGACCGCGGCGGGGAGCATGCCGGAGAGTTCACCGACGACGTTCAGCTGACCCTGTTCGCCCTCGAGGGGATGATCCGCGGACACGTCGCGGTCCGCTCGGGCGCCGCCACCACGCCGTTGTCCTCCGTCCAGTTGGGACTGCAACGTTGGCTGCACACCCAGGGGTACTCCTGGCAGCGCGCGGCGGGTCCTTTCGCGGAGACCCATCCCGAGCCGGACGGCTGGCTGGTCGAGCTCCCCGAGCTCTTCTCGGTGCGTTCACCGGCCAGCAGCAACATAAGCGCCCTGCGCGAGTTCGTCTCCGCGGGGACCCCGGGCCGCATCGGCGCCCCGCTGCAGCGCTCCGAGGCGCACGGTGGTGTGTTGCGTGCGATCCCGGCCGCGCTGTGGTCGACCGATCCGCGCGAGGTGTTCGAACTGGCCGCGGGGTGCGCCGCGCTGACCCACGGCTCCCCCGGCGGCTACCTGCCCGCGGGAGTGTTCGCCGCGCTGCTGCGTCGGTTGCTGGACGGGGAGCAGCTCTCCGAGGCCCTGAGCGAGGCCCGCTCGATCCTCGCCGAGCACGTTCCCGATTCCACCACGGAACAGGCACTGGCCTCCGCCGTGAGCCTGTCCGAGCACGGGAAACCGAGTCCCGAGCGCCTCAAGGACGTGCTCGGGGCGGGTTGGTCGGCTCCAGAGGCCCTGTCCATCGCCGTCTGCGCGGTGCTGAGCACCGACAGCCTGGCCGGTGCGGTACTGCTCGCGGTCAATCATTCCGGGGACAGCGACTCGACCGGAGCGATCTGCGGAGCCCTCGCCGGCGCCGTGTACGGAAGCTCGGCGCTGCCCGGAGTGTGGTTACGGGACCTGCACGCTCGTGAGACGGTCACGAACCTGGGCAAGGACGCGCTGCTCGAGTTCGGGGGGACCCCTCCCCAGGACGAGCAGTGGACCCGACGCTACCCGGGCGAGAACGATGTAACCACCCTGGAGTTCGGTCCCGCCTTCCCGGCCCCCGAGGTCTTCGCGGCGGACCCGGTCGCCCCGCAGGATTCGGAAACCGCGGAGGAGCCGGAAACCACGGAGGAGCCTGCGGAGAGCTGGGCGGAGTCGGAGCCCCCGGAAGGAGCCGCGGAGCAGGCCACCCCGGTGGAGGACGCCGAGTCCGTGGAGGACGCCGAGTCCGTGGAGGACGCCGAGTCCGTGCAGGACGCCGAGTCCGTGCAGGACGAGCCCGGGCAGTCCCGGAACGGGCGTTCCACCTCGGGTGGGTTGGTCGGTTCGCTGCTGGGCGGAGCCGTCGGCGACGCCCTCGGCTACATCGTCGAGTTCGACTCGCTGCCGACGATCCGGCAGCGGTTCGGCCCACAGGGGGTCATCGGGTTTCTCGACTCGGCGGCCGGTTCGGCCGTGGTCAGCGACGACACGCAGATGACCCTGTTCACGATGGACGGAATCATCCGTGCCGGTATCGGCCGCCGTTCGGGCGAGCCGACCGATCCTGCCGAACTGGTCCAGCACGCCTACCAGCGCTGGCTGCACACCCAGGGATTCGACTGGAAGGACGCACGTGCTCCCGGGGACGCGCCCGCTCCGGACGGCTGGTTGATCCGGGTGCGCGAGCTGTTCACCCGACGCGCCCCGGGAACCACGTGCATCCAGGCACTCCACGGGTTCGCCAACGGCCGGAGGGCCGGTTCGGTGAACAGCCCGCTGAACGACTCCAAGGGCTGCGGCGGGGTGATGCGCGCGGCGCCTGCCGCGTTGTGGTCCACCGATCCCTCGGAAGTGTTCCGCATGGGAGTGCGGACGGCCGTGCTGACACACGGTCACCCGAGCGGCTACCTGCCCGCGGGCGCCCTCGCCGTTCTGGTGCGTGTGCTCCTGGACGGACACACCGTGCGGGAGGCCCTCGACAGGGCGCTGCGTGAACTGTCCACCTGGGACGAGCACCAGGAGACGACGGCCTGCCTGAAGCGGGCCGCGGAACTCGCCGCCGCCGGGGAGACCGGCCCCGAGGTCATCGCGCGGCAGCTCGGCGGCGGATGGGTCGGCGAGGAGGCGCTCGGGATCGCCGTGTACGCGGCGATGACCCATCCCGGTTCGTTCGCCGATGCGGTGTTGCTCGCGGTCAACCACTCGGGGGACAGCGATTCCACCGCTTCCGTCTGCGGCAACATCATGGGGGCGGCGCTGTCCGCCGACTCCATTCCGTCCGAATGGGTGTGGGCCCTCGAGCTGCGCGAGACGATCGAGCGGATCGCGGCCGACGCCGAGCGCGAGTTCGGCCCCGCGCCCCCGGACGAACCGGAGTGGTACGAGCGCTACCCGCTCCCGTCCGCCGCGGAGGAATCCGACGGTTCGACGGACGTCCGGGAGGCCCCCGCGCAGGCCCGGCCACGGAGCTGGTTGACCGTACAGCCTCCCGCCACGGAAACGGCCGAGTTCACCGAGGTCACGGCCGCGGACACCACTGGACGGGAAGCGGCCGCGGCCGGACTGGAGCAGACGGCCGCCGCAGGACGGGAAACGACCACCGCGGAGCAGGTTCAGGACGGGCTCGCCCACCCCGAGAACGCGGTCACCGAGGAGGCTGCCACGCCCGAACCCGACGCGGAAGCCACGAGCGAGCCGCACGTTCCGGAAACGACCGAGTCGAGCTCCGAGGCGGAAGCCGGGAGCGCTTTCCCGGCACCGGAGTCCGTGGACGAAGCCTCCACCGTGTCGGCGTCCCCGGCTCCCGATCCCTCCGAAACGGACGGTGTCGCGACCGAATCCCCCGGAACGGAGCAGGCGAAGCCGACGATCCACTGGAAGAGCACTGCCGAGCAGCACGCGAGCGAACAGCATCCCGCCGAGCGGGAATTCGCCGAGCCCGCTTCGACCGCTGGGGACTCCTCGACCGAATCGCCCGGATCTCGGCAGGAGGAGCAGCACACCGCCCCCGCGGAGTCCCTGACCGACGCCCCCTCCTCCGACGACCCCCTGACCGACGGCTTCCCGGCAGCGGAGTCCCCGTCCGCGGACGCGGAAACCGACGGGGAGGGTTCCGTCGCGGACGTCCCCGAGACCGCGGAAGCCGGTGGAACGGAACCCGATGGAGCCCTGTCCACGGCGGAGTCCCGGCTGCTGACCGCGTGGCGACGCGTGCAGGACGGCGACGAGGACGTTCCCGCCGAACTCCACGAGGGGTTGCGTGCGCTGGCGGTGGAAGCGTTCGGACCGGAGGAGGCCCGCAGACTGCTCGGGCAGCGGGGCGCGGATTCCGAGAACCCGCCGGGACTGCCCGGGGAAGCACCGCTGAGTCTGGACACCGGCAGGCGGATCGCGGGCTGCGTGCTCGGCACGGCCTGCGGTGACGCGTTCGGATCCCCGCTGATGTTCACGCGGGCGGACCAGGTGGAGCCCGCGGACCCGGAGAGCGGGCTCCCCGAGGTCTTCGGCGGTCCCGGCCGAGGCAGCGCCGTCACCCAACAGCTCGTTTTCGTGCTGCACGGTGTGCTCCGGGCGGAACTGCGGCGGAAGCTGTACGACTCCGAAACGAGCAAGGTCGACAACATACGCGCGAGCCTGCGGCAGTGGATTCGCACCCAGGGAGTTCCGCTCGCTCCTCCGCGAAGCGGGACGTGGCCCGCCGCGCTGCCCGAGCTCAACGAACAACGGTTCCCCGACCACGCGAGTCTCGCCGCGCTGGCCGATTCGGCCGAGCACGGCACCGTTCCCAGCCCGTTGAACCCGCCGAACTCGGCGGACGGCTTCCTCGCCACCGCACGCGCCGCGCCGCTCGGGCTGTTCGTCCTCGACCCCGGCAAGGCCTTCGCCCTCGGTGCGGAGACGGCCGTGCTGACCCACGGGAGTCCGGACGGCTACCTGCCCGCCGGGGCCCTCGCCGGACTGGTCAACGTGCTGAGCGACGAGACCCCCCTCGCCGGGGCCGTCGAGACGGTGCTGACCGAGCTGGACAAGTACGAGGGCGGGGCGAACACGGCGCAAGCGCTCCGTTCGGCGCTGCGACTGGCCGCGCACGGCGACCCGACCCCCGAGACGCTGCATCGTCTCGGCACCGGCTGGCAGGCACCGAGCGCGCTGGGCATCGCGGTGCTGGCCGCGCTCTCCCGGCCGGACTCGTGGCAGCGCGCCGTCGCACTGGCGGGGTCCCACTCCGGGAACAGTTCGGCCACCGCGGCCATCTGCGGTGGACTGCTGGGCGCCGCGCGCGGGGACGACTCGCTTCCGGCGAAGTGGACCGACTCGCTGGAGCTGCGCGAAGTCGTGGACACGTTGCTCGCGGACCGGGACCGTCTCTCCGAGCTCACCGCCGGTGAGCGGCCTCCGGAATGGACACTGCGCTACCAGGACGCGGAGACCGCGCGTAACGGGAGCGGCGGCTGA
- a CDS encoding phosphoadenylyl-sulfate reductase yields the protein MTAESTPDIGVRRGDEELGALVEQGREQLSEASAGEVLSWASRTFGDNLIVASNMQDASLVDLVSKIHPGVDVLFLETGYHFAETLGTRDAVAQMYDVNIIDAMPEQTVEQQDASEGARLYERDPGRCCHLRKVLPLQNTLARYEAWITGLRRVDSPTRADAPLITWDERNNLVKVNPLAAWTDEDMDNYIAEHNVLVNPLVPAGYPSIGCQPCTAKPGAGEHPRSGRWSGSSKTECGLHA from the coding sequence ATGACCGCGGAGAGCACCCCCGACATCGGCGTTCGGCGTGGCGACGAAGAGCTTGGAGCTCTCGTGGAACAGGGCCGTGAGCAGCTGTCCGAAGCGAGCGCCGGGGAGGTGCTCTCCTGGGCCTCACGGACCTTCGGCGACAACCTGATCGTCGCTTCCAACATGCAGGACGCCTCGCTCGTGGACCTGGTCTCGAAGATCCATCCCGGTGTGGACGTCCTCTTCCTGGAGACCGGCTACCACTTCGCCGAGACCCTCGGCACCAGGGATGCGGTCGCGCAGATGTACGACGTCAACATCATCGACGCGATGCCCGAGCAAACCGTGGAGCAGCAGGACGCCTCCGAGGGAGCTCGCCTGTACGAGCGGGATCCCGGACGGTGCTGCCACCTGCGCAAGGTTCTTCCGCTGCAGAACACCCTCGCCCGCTACGAGGCGTGGATCACGGGGTTGCGGCGGGTCGATTCGCCCACCCGAGCGGACGCTCCGCTGATCACCTGGGACGAGCGGAACAACCTGGTGAAGGTGAATCCGCTTGCGGCCTGGACGGACGAGGACATGGACAATTACATAGCCGAGCACAACGTGCTGGTGAACCCGTTGGTGCCAGCCGGTTACCCCTCGATCGGGTGCCAACCGTGCACGGCCAAGCCCGGGGCCGGTGAGCATCCGCGCAGTGGCCGCTGGTCCGGGTCCTCGAAGACGGAGTGCGGGCTGCACGCCTGA
- a CDS encoding FkbM family methyltransferase, which yields MSEERVDSGGRPRRSKGVDSRLRRLHALDSVLCGASWLSVIEPEVEALGELVGTGAVCFDIGAAYGMYSFPLARLVGPAGEVHSFEPQRKPYRILAAGARLAGMRNMRVDRAALGKHPGTRVLAVPTRFGFPVHGHAHVVDDVRVPESDGLFRGKRSVSSETFSVDRIRRTRGLDRIDFMKIDVEGYESSVLEGAEETLEKCRPKMLMEIEQRHLTRYGTEPEKITGWLHDLGYRAHVRHGGKWEPVERVTEWKRNYLFTARTT from the coding sequence ATGTCGGAAGAACGAGTCGATTCCGGAGGACGGCCTCGGCGGAGTAAGGGGGTGGATTCCCGCCTGCGCCGCCTCCACGCGCTGGACTCGGTGCTGTGCGGGGCCTCGTGGCTGTCGGTGATCGAACCGGAGGTGGAGGCGCTGGGAGAGCTGGTGGGAACCGGTGCGGTGTGCTTCGACATCGGCGCGGCGTACGGGATGTACAGCTTTCCGCTGGCTCGTCTCGTCGGCCCCGCGGGCGAGGTTCACTCCTTCGAGCCTCAGCGCAAGCCGTACCGGATTCTCGCGGCAGGAGCGAGGCTGGCCGGGATGCGCAACATGCGCGTCGACCGCGCCGCGTTGGGAAAACACCCCGGAACGCGCGTCCTCGCCGTCCCCACCCGGTTCGGATTCCCGGTCCACGGACACGCGCACGTGGTTGACGACGTACGCGTTCCGGAATCGGACGGTCTTTTCCGGGGAAAGCGTTCAGTTTCGAGTGAAACGTTCTCGGTGGACCGGATACGACGCACGCGCGGACTGGACCGGATCGATTTCATGAAAATCGATGTCGAGGGGTACGAGTCCTCGGTGCTGGAGGGGGCGGAGGAAACTCTGGAGAAATGTCGCCCGAAAATGTTGATGGAGATCGAGCAGCGCCATCTCACGCGGTACGGGACCGAGCCGGAGAAAATCACCGGATGGCTGCACGACCTGGGATACCGTGCCCATGTGCGGCACGGCGGAAAATGGGAACCCGTGGAACGGGTGACCGAGTGGAAACGGAACTACCTCTTCACGGCGCGGACGACGTGA
- a CDS encoding sulfate adenylyltransferase subunit 1, whose product MTDETETLTRFAPDSGTEVALPVHTDLLRLATAGSVDDGKSTLVGRLLHDTKSVLADQLEAVHRASADRGLSQPDLSLLVDGLRAEREQGITIDVAYRYFATPKRTFVLADTPGHVQYTRNTVTGASTAQLAVLLVDARKGVLEQTRRHAAVLALLGVPRLVLAVNKIDMVDFDESVHTSIAAEFAEHARALGYSDDHVVTVPVSALHGDNVVERSERTPWYTGPALLEHLETVPVAPDPHDAPFRLPVQYVIRPRTAEHPDYRGYAGQVAAGVVSEGEEVAVLPGGAHSRVVKVDTPDGSAPSAAAGRSVTVLLEDDVDIARGDVIVSAAGQPRVTDEIEATVCWLAEKPLAPRARVLIKHGARTVQAKVTELVTRFDEQELSGVGAPEQLELNEIGKVRFRTSESLPVDEYANSKRTGSFIVLDPSDGSTLAAGLVGVPLAPLAAAAAD is encoded by the coding sequence ATGACCGACGAGACCGAGACCCTCACGCGATTCGCCCCGGACAGCGGCACCGAGGTCGCTCTCCCGGTGCACACCGATCTGCTGCGGCTCGCCACCGCGGGCTCCGTGGACGACGGCAAGAGCACCCTGGTCGGCCGCCTGCTGCACGACACGAAGTCGGTGCTGGCCGACCAGCTCGAGGCCGTGCACCGGGCCAGCGCCGACCGCGGGTTGAGCCAGCCGGACCTGTCGCTGCTCGTGGACGGATTGCGCGCGGAGCGGGAGCAGGGCATCACCATCGATGTCGCCTACCGCTACTTCGCCACGCCCAAGCGCACCTTCGTGCTCGCCGACACCCCCGGACACGTGCAGTACACGAGGAACACCGTGACGGGGGCCTCCACCGCTCAGCTGGCGGTGCTGCTCGTCGACGCCCGCAAGGGGGTGCTGGAGCAGACCCGCAGGCACGCGGCCGTCCTCGCCCTGCTGGGGGTTCCCAGGCTGGTGCTCGCGGTCAACAAGATCGACATGGTCGATTTCGACGAGTCGGTGCACACTTCGATCGCGGCCGAGTTCGCCGAGCACGCCAGGGCGCTCGGCTACTCCGACGACCACGTGGTCACCGTTCCGGTCTCGGCGCTGCACGGCGACAACGTGGTGGAGCGCTCCGAACGCACTCCCTGGTACACGGGCCCAGCGCTGCTGGAGCACCTGGAGACCGTTCCCGTCGCACCCGACCCGCACGACGCCCCCTTCCGGCTTCCGGTGCAGTACGTCATCCGTCCGCGCACCGCCGAGCACCCGGACTACCGCGGTTACGCGGGACAGGTGGCGGCAGGGGTCGTCTCGGAGGGGGAGGAGGTCGCCGTACTTCCCGGTGGAGCACACAGCAGGGTGGTCAAGGTGGACACACCTGACGGCTCGGCTCCCAGCGCCGCCGCGGGCCGTTCGGTGACGGTCCTGCTGGAGGACGATGTGGACATCGCGCGCGGCGACGTCATCGTCTCCGCCGCGGGCCAACCCCGGGTCACCGACGAGATCGAGGCCACGGTCTGCTGGCTGGCCGAGAAACCGCTCGCGCCGCGTGCTCGGGTGCTGATCAAGCACGGAGCACGGACCGTCCAGGCCAAGGTCACGGAGCTGGTCACCCGGTTCGACGAGCAGGAGCTGTCCGGGGTGGGAGCCCCGGAGCAGTTGGAGCTCAACGAGATCGGCAAGGTCCGCTTCCGGACCTCGGAGTCGCTTCCGGTGGACGAGTACGCGAACAGCAAGCGCACGGGATCGTTCATCGTGCTCGATCCCTCCGACGGATCGACACTCGCCGCCGGCCTCGTAGGTGTCCCCCTGGCTCCGTTGGCCGCGGCCGCAGCCGACTGA
- the cysD gene encoding sulfate adenylyltransferase subunit CysD, which translates to MTTEAIMDQNLDLPEDPAIAEAPPQVDNLDALESEAIHIFREVAGEFDRPVILFSGGKDSTVLLHLALKAFRPAPVPFPLLHVDTGHNFEEVLQFRDDLVSRHDLRLVVERVQDWIDDGRLSERPDGTRNPLQTQPLLEAIEQNRFDAVFGGGRRDEERARAKERVFSLRDSFGQWDPRRQRPELWNLYNGKHRAGEHMRVFPLSNWTELDVWRYIQREKIELAELYYAHRREVFDRDGMWLTSGPWGGPGADEQVVEKTVRYRTVGDGSCTGAVESEAYTVDDVIAEVAASHLTERGATRADDRMSEAAMEDRKREGYF; encoded by the coding sequence ATGACGACGGAAGCGATCATGGATCAGAATCTCGACCTGCCGGAAGATCCGGCGATAGCCGAGGCTCCGCCACAAGTGGACAACCTCGATGCGCTGGAGTCCGAGGCGATTCACATCTTCCGGGAGGTTGCCGGGGAGTTCGACCGCCCGGTGATCCTGTTCTCCGGAGGCAAGGACTCCACGGTGCTGTTGCACCTGGCGCTGAAGGCCTTCCGGCCCGCACCCGTGCCGTTCCCGTTGCTGCACGTGGACACCGGCCACAACTTCGAGGAGGTCCTGCAGTTTCGCGACGACCTCGTGAGCAGGCACGACCTGCGGCTGGTCGTGGAGAGGGTGCAGGACTGGATCGACGACGGCAGGCTCAGCGAACGTCCGGACGGCACCCGCAACCCGCTGCAGACCCAGCCGTTGCTCGAGGCCATCGAGCAGAACCGGTTCGACGCCGTGTTCGGTGGCGGACGCCGGGACGAGGAACGGGCCCGCGCCAAGGAGCGCGTGTTCAGCCTGCGCGACTCCTTCGGCCAGTGGGACCCGCGCAGGCAGCGCCCCGAGTTGTGGAACCTCTACAACGGCAAGCACCGTGCCGGGGAACACATGCGCGTGTTCCCGCTGTCCAACTGGACCGAGCTGGACGTGTGGCGCTACATCCAGCGCGAGAAGATCGAACTCGCCGAGCTCTACTACGCCCACCGCAGGGAGGTCTTCGACCGGGACGGCATGTGGTTGACCTCGGGACCCTGGGGTGGGCCGGGCGCGGACGAACAGGTCGTCGAGAAGACGGTTCGCTACCGCACCGTCGGCGACGGCTCGTGCACCGGAGCGGTGGAGTCCGAGGCCTACACGGTGGACGACGTGATCGCCGAGGTCGCCGCGAGCCATCTGACCGAGCGCGGAGCGACGAGGGCCGACGACAGGATGTCCGAGGCCGCCATGGAGGACCGTAAGCGGGAGGGCTACTTCTGA